The Triticum aestivum cultivar Chinese Spring chromosome 4B, IWGSC CS RefSeq v2.1, whole genome shotgun sequence sequence GTTTAATCTCACGTGTGATGAGCGTAAAAATAGCACTCATCAGTTGGTTGTGCTGATGAGATTAGTGATGCCGGTCGGTGGTGGTGGTGATTTCGGCTTCAAAGTGTTGGTGGTTGGGCTTATCGGGGCCTGGCAACAACatcgtgcgtgtgtgtgcgtgcgtgcgtgcgtgcgtgcgtgtgtgtgtgtgatttaGTTGTGTCTCCTCTCTTGTTTTTCATGTGTACTTTGGTTCACTTTAACCTGTTTTGTATGAAGCCCCGTGGCTTCTAGGAAAATTCCATACAATATATTCAGGTGGGATCCACCCCTAGTTGGCCATTCAAATAAAAAAGACCACTCACTTTGGCTAAGGCCGCTAGCTAATCTATATGGCCTCCATTTTGAATAGCATCTCCAACAACAACTTTGAAATAGCAGTTTTTTTCTACACGTActatatattaaagaagaaagtGGGGGCAGAGAGCCCCTCCATGTTGATGCTACATATTACACAACATGAACACCAACTCCACGCAACACACTATCGTATCGATACTAACTACTCATACTAGCCCACACTACTAACTCCCCAAGGAAGGTGCTAACGTCCCCCATGAGTATCCCGGCTTGCTTGCACGCTCTTCCCCCGGCCTCAATTTTGAGGATAACATGGTTCATGGATGGGGTCGCGCCGTCGAACACAATGGCGTTCTGGTGCTTCCGCATCTCCCAGACTACGAGGGTTAGGATAGCCCTAGCATCTGTCTTGGCTCTTCCCATCCCACACTTACCGACGCACCATTGCGAAATAAACCCACCCCTTCTTGAAGCCCACTCCGGCTTGCCCACCGCTCCACATACTACTGTCCAGACTCTCCTGGCAAACACGCAATAGAGGAGTAGATGGTTTATGGTTTCTTCTTCCTAGTGGCAAAAAAGGGCACTGCTCTTGGTGGTCCAGTCCGTGCCGAGCCAGTTGGTCGGACGTCCAACATCTGTTATGTAGGGCAAGTCATGCGAAAAAACGGCATCAAAGTGGGGCCTTGGATCTCCAAGTGAACTCAGCCATTGGGGCAACCTCTCTGCCCTAGAATCTCGTTGCGTATGATGTCCTCGTCAAGAAGCACCcgtccttctcccaggacgacacTATGGAGTCGTGTACATCGGCGTTCAGTTGCACCGACGTTGTCTCAGTCCACAAGTTTAGGTATTCCTGCAACATTGGGGCTGTCAATTCCGGCCCAACACCGGTAGCCCAGCCGTCGTCGGTCAATGCCTGGCTAACAATGCAGCTAGAGTGCACCCGGGATTTGATACGGGCATATATGTTCGGCGCCACCTCTTGTACCCTTCAGCCATTCAGCCATCTGTCCTCCTAGAATAGAGCATTGTTCCCATCACCAATTGTGCAGCGAGTCGCCGCCCTAAAAAGTTGCTTTGATTCCTCAGGCACGTTGATTTGGAACTCCATCCATGACCTAGTAGGGTCGGTACGTTGTAGCCTACATTGTTGTAACGAACATGAGAGAGAGGGGATCGGGAGAGAGGGGTGAGGACACACGAGAGGGGAGACTTGGGGaggaagaaggacttttctttcaGAGGAAGGATTAGGTGAGAGTTTGAATCAGTCATCACACATGCCCCAACCAGCCACAGGCGGCCAGCTATATACTCACGCGACTCACAAACGCATACGCTCTGACAGGGTCCCACCCGTAGGATGCCAAGTCACACATGCCAAGTGGCCAGGTGTGACATTCTCCTCTCCTTAAGACTGAGCTTCCTCCTGCGAGCTTGAACCTGATTCCTCCCAAATAGCTGCCGCTGGGAAACGCTGCCGAAGAACTTCATAATCCTCCCATGTGGTGGCCGCCGGCGAGCCCTCGCCCCACTGCACTTTGACTTGGATGATGGCCGCATTCCTTCGCTTCATCATGCGTTGTTCCAGCAGCTGTGTTGGCTCTGCTGATGACACAGAGAGATCCGGCACGCGCGGCAGCTCCGCGTACACCGGCGTATAGTCCGGCGTGAATGGCTTGAGCTGGGACACGTGAAAGACCGGGTGTACCTGACTGGCGGGCGGCAGAGCAAGCTTGTACGCCATGAGACCGATCTTCTCGAGGATAGTGTACGGCCCGAAGAACTTGAAGACGAGCTTGGCACAGGGCCTATTGACGACCGAGCGCTGCGCGTAGGGCTGCAGTTTCAGCAGCACTTGCCCGCCGACCTGGAACTGATGCTCAGTGCGATTGCGATCTGCTTCTTTCTTGAACCTGCGCTGGGCACACTCCAGTTGGGCGTGGATGTGCTCCGTGTGTGCCGCCCAGTCCATGTCCTCGCTAGCGTGCTCGTCCGCTGGCCAGGCCGGCATTGCTCCCAGGTTGGCCTCACAGCCATAAAGCACCTTGAAGGGGGTGCAGTTGAGCGATGCGTGAAATGTGGAGTTGTACCAGAATTCAGCGATGGGCAGCCAGCGATGCCACTGCCGCGGCGCGTCGCGAACCGTGCACTGGAGGTACATCTCCATGCATTGGTTCACGCGCTCGCTCTGGCTGTCGGTCTGTGGGTGGTACGCAGTGGAGTAGAGCAGTTTGGTGCCCGCTTTGGCGAACAACTGCTTCCAGAGATTGCTGGTAAACACCTTGTCACGGTCGGAGACGATCGACGCAGGGACGACGTGGAGCTTCACGACATTGTTCCAGAAGGCCTTTGCCACTTGTGGTGCGTGAAACGGGTGGCGCAGGGGGACGAAATGGGCGAACTTGGTGAACCGATCCACCACCACCACGATCGTGTCCGCGCCGTCCGACACCGGCAGCCCTTCCACGAAATCCATCGTGAGATCCTCCCATGGCGCAGTTGGTACCAGAAGGGGTGCTAGGAGTCCCGCTGGCTTGCAGTGCCCATGCTTCGCCTGCTGACAGACCGTGCACTGCTGCACGAACTCTTCGACATCGCGCTTCAGGCCACGCCACTCAAAATGCTTGCGCACCCGTTGGTACGTCGTCGTGGCGCCGGAGTGGCCTCCCACCGCGCTGTTGTGGAGCACGGCAATAAGCTTGGTGCGCAGCACGGCGTTGGCGCCGATCCACAGACGACCTTGGTGATGAATGACGCCGCGATCTAGCTCGTAGCCGTCCTCGTCCGGACTGACCAAGGTGAGCTTCTGAAGACGATCTTGTGCATATTGGTCCGTGGAGTAGGAATTGAGTACTTCTTGAAGCCAGGCCGGTTGACATGTGGAGAGCGCGGCCAGATCGAGCTGCTTGCCGACGCGCGACAGGGCATCAGTCGCGCCATTGTCCAGCCCTCTCTTGTACTGGAATCTGAATTATAAGCCCGCCAGTTTCGCCATGGCCTTGCATTGAAGCTCTGTCTCCAGTTGTTGTTCCCCCAAGTTGCACAGGGACTTGTGGTCTGTGAGGATGGCGAAGGGGCCACGCTGCAGGTACGGGCACCATTTGTCGATCGCCATCATCACTGCCAGAAACTCCTTCTCGTATGTTGACAGTTGCTGGTTGTGCACCCCCAGGGCCTTGCTGAAGTAGGCGACTGGGTGGCCTTCCTGCACGAGTACCGCGCCCACGCCAGTGTGACACGCGTCCGTTTCAATCGAGAATGGCTTGTCGAAATCGAGAAGCGCGAGCACAGGCGTGGTGACCATCGCCGTCTTGAGCTGCTCGAATGCCGCTTGCATGTGCGCCGTCCAGGTGAAGCCCTTCTTGGTTAGCAGCTGCGTCAGTGGCTTCGCGATGATACCGTACTGTGGCACAAATTTTCTGTAGTAGCCGGTGAGGCCCAGAAACTCGTGCAGTTCGGTGGTGTTCATCGGAGTAGGCCACTGCTCCATCGTGCTCGTTTTTTCCTTGTCCGTGGCCACTCCCTCCTTGGAGATCACGTGGCCGAGGTAGTCGATGTGGTCGGCGGCGAATGTAcacttggattccttgacgtagAGCTGGTGTGCGCGAAGGAGCTCGAGGACGAGGCGTAGGTGTTCGAGATGCTCCTCCATGGTTTCACTGAAGACGAGGATGTCATCCAAAAAGATAATCACAAATTTGCGCACGTACTTACCGAAAATGGCGTTCATCAGGCACTGGAATGTGCCCGGTGCATTCatgaggccgaacggcatgaccCTGAACTGGAAATGGCCGTGGTGCGTTTTGAACGCCGTCTTGTGCTCGTCCTCTTCGCGCATTCTGATCTGATGGTAGCCAGCGCGCAAGTCCAGTTTGGAGAAGACCGCGGCACCGGCTAACTCATCGAGCAGCTCATCGATGATGGGCAGGGGAAACTTGTTTTTGATTGTCGCGTCGTTTAGGCGGCAATAGTCGACGCAGAACCGCCAAgtgtcgtccttcttcttgaccatGAGCACCGGCGCAGCGTACGGGCTCAAGCTGTGCGTGATCAGACCGGCGTCGAGCATTTCCTTGACCTGACGCTCGATCTCATCCTTCTGGAGCGGAGAATAGAGGTACGAGCGCGTGTTCGCCGGGACCACGCCCTCGACTAGCGTGACGGCGTGGTCGTACTGGCGGTGAGGAGGGAGCCCTTGCGGCGCCGCGAACACGTCGGCGAACTCGTCCAACAGATCCGCGAGCGGCGTCTGGCTGGCGCACTTACGCCGCGGGGGTGGGGCACGCCCGCACGTGTCCACCATGGCCAGTGCCCACACGTTGTTGCCCGCGATCATCTTGCGCAGCTCGTCAGGTTTGATCGCCTTGATGGTGGTGGACGCCTTCGTGGGTACGCCCCGGAGCGTGACCTCTTCGTTGTCGTGGGTGAACTTGACCCACTTGTCTTGCCAATGGCATGTCATGGGGCTGTGCTGGgcgagccagtccatgccgaggATGCCATCGTAGGCACCAATGTCCAGTTCGCGCATTGGAGTTGTGAACGTGTGCCCTTGCATCCACCATTTCAGTTCAGGTACAATGCGGTTGCAGGTGAGGCGATCCCCGTTGGTGACGCGCACATCCACCTGCGGCATCTCTTCTGTCGCCAGCCCGAGGCGATCGACGAAGGACTTGTTGACGAAGCTGTGCGAGCTCCCTGAATCGAGCAGCAATAGCATGACCTGGTTGCCCACCAGGGCGCGCAGGCAAATAGTGGTCGCCGAGTCGGTGCCGTCCAGAGCGTGCGACGAGAGGAGGCAGCACTCCGGTGCGGCAACGGCGGGATCGGGTGGCGGCGCTGCCGGTCCTGGATCGTCCAGGAGTTGCAGGGCGTGGATGGTGTCGTCAGATAGCACCTCTCCGTGGTCGCCAATGCTGATCGTGAGCAGCTGCGCGGGCTGAGCGCACCGATGCTCGCGCGAATAACGGCCGCCGCACTTGAAACACAAGTTGTTGGCACGGCGATAGTCGTGCAGCTGCCGCTCGCGCGCGTAGTCATCGGAAGGAGCGTGGTTGGGCGTGACCTCTCGCGGCTGGAGTGGCGTCATCGTTGGAGGAGGTCGTCCCGCTGGTGTGATGCGTGGGCGGGCGCGCGTCGTGCCTAGTTCCTCTTCCTGGATGCGCGCCAACACCGACGCCCTGGTGATGCTCGAGGGCGCCTAGAGGCGCACGGACGCGCGCAGTTCGTCCTTCAGGCCCAGAATGAACTGGGTGACGAAGAATTTTGTGTTGATGGACGGGTCGAGGGCGAGCAAATGATACATCTGCTCGTCGAATGCCACGCGGTATTCGGCGACGGTGGCCGTCTATCGAAGCTGCAGCAGCTTGTGCATGACCACCTCGTACTCGTCGGCGCCGAACTCCTCCAGCACGGCCGCTGTGAACGACTCCCAAGTGAGGCCGCGACGTGTTTGACGAAATGCTTGCAGCCAGTGCGCAGCCTGGCCTTCGATGTACAGGGCCGTCGTGGTTACCCACTTGTGTGGCTCCACCTTGTACAGCTTGAAGTACGCCAGGCAGTGGTCCAGCCATAGGTAGGGAACGGCGCCATCAAATCGAGGGAAATCGTGCTTCGGTGGCTTGTGGTAGTCGTTGCCGTGGTAGCCCGATGTCGGCGACGGCATGGTTGCGGGAGCGGCGAATCCACCCTGCGGTGCCACTGGAATCAGCGGGGGGCGATGATCCCCCAGGCGTGGATGAGCGGCCGCCGCGCGGCCTGGTTTGGCGGCCATGCGCGGCGAGTGTggaggcggcgagggcggtggTGGTTGCTGTGGAGCGGCGGGCTGGTGAAGCACGGTGGTGACCGAGCCTGACGGCGATGCCGAGCCCTCCACCGTCTTGCGGGTTGCGTCGACATCGGCCTGAGTGAGATCGATCTGCTTGGCGAGGCCCCGAACGTCCTGCGAGATCTGCGCGTTGAAGGCGGCCTGAATCTCGATCTGCTTGTCGTGGATCGCCTTCTGCTCATCCATCTTGGTGAGGAGAGACTCGAACATCTTGGTGATGTTGCTCGTGCTCTCGTCCATGGCGGCCAACACCTGGCGCGTCGCCGCCGAAGCTTTGGAGGGCGCCGTCGCCTTGCTCGGGAGAGATCGAACCCCGCGACGGATTTcgggtgcgcttgccggagtagcaCACACCGGCGCGGTGGATGTTACCGATCTTCAACCCAATCGACGGAAAAAAAATTCGGCGGCTAAatttggctctgattaccaactgtaACGAACGCGAGAGAGAGGGTATCGGGAGAGAGGGGTGAGGACGCACGAGAGGAGAGACTTGGGGaggaagaaggacttttctttcaGATGAAGGATTAGGTGAGAGTTTGAATTAGTCATCACACATGCCCCAACCAGCCACAGGCGGCCAGCTATATACTCACGCGACTCACACACGCATACGCTCTGGCAGGGTCCCACCCGTAGGATGCCAAGTCACACATGCCAAGTGGCCAGGTGTGACAATTGCTATATTGAGCCACTTCAAATTCGGAATGCTGAGGTCACCTACCCACTTTGGGGTGCAAACTGAGTTCCACACTACCGTGCATTGTTCACCGGAGGCCTGTGTTCTGGCACACCGAAGGAACCCACGTACTACCAGTTTAATGCCCCAATTATACAGctgttgttggagatgctcttagattgATCTTTCCGTTGTTTGTCAAATCTAAAACTAATTGAGCTGGCCACCATGTGCCATATTTTCTGAGGAGCACTCTTCACCGTTGGATGGTCACATTAGAGCTCGGTCGTCGGCAGCTTGATCAGCGACCCAACTGCCTGCCTCCAACCCAAGGGTAGAGAGTTGTGAGGCTCGCAAACTTCCACAATGGATAATGCCCATATCCGAGAAGACCAAGCCCTGGCCACCAGTGCCCGCAAGGGGTGAGAAGTGTGGGTTTGTGTCCTGCGGCTACCCATGATCACCGTGCGCGCTTGCCCAGGCATCTGAACCAGCAGCGTCCAACGGGCGACGCGTCTATGGCCATGGCAACCACCTCCTCCCGACTCACCACCACCCAGtactccttcctctcctccacgcCATGCTCGCCCACCACCATGGCGGCGCTCCCGCGGCGGCGGAGAGCCGGCGCGCGGTACCCACGTATCCAGGCCATCGAGTTCGACCAGAACACGGTGCGCGCAAAAAGGCTGCAACGCCCGTTCTGCGGAGGTTACCACTTGATTCCCTGCCGAGTTTTAACGAGCGGTTTCTTGGTGGCTTCAGGTTGTGGCCATAACTGTCGGCGTCGTCAGCGTCGCCGCGGGGATCGGCATCCCGATTTTCTACGAGAATCAAATTGACAATTCCGTAAGTTTTTTTTTAAGCAAGAGTGGTATTTGGACAATTAAGTTTGCTGAAGTAAGATTAGGATTAGCATTTTTTAGAAACATGCTGACTGAAACTGAAAGAACCTAAACTGTGCCCTGCATTGATGAAAAATGTGATTTTGAATTTCTCCAATGCAGGCAAAGAGAGACAACAACCAGCCGTGCTTCCCCTGCAGCGGCTCCGGCGCGCGTACGTGATTACGCCCCTTCGATTGATGTCCTAATTTGTTTCACTCCTCAAATTTTTAATATGTTCGTTTCAATGGCACGGTAGACACACTACATGTAAAATGAGACAAACTTATGGGATTTGGAAGTGTTAAAGTTGAGTTTGATAGGAAATTTCCGTATAAGATGTAACAGCCGGTTAGTTTAGCTTGCATTTTGATTGGTTTCACACTTGCATTATATTTGCTCTCCATGTTTGGTAGTCTTGTTTTAACTGGAATGACTTTTTTAGATGTTGGGCGTT is a genomic window containing:
- the LOC123092754 gene encoding protein SPA, chloroplastic; this encodes MAMATTSSRLTTTQYSFLSSTPCSPTTMAALPRRRRAGARYPRIQAIEFDQNTVVAITVGVVSVAAGIGIPIFYENQIDNSAKRDNNQPCFPCSGSGAQVCRFCTGAGTVTVVIGNGESEVSKCVNCDGIGSLTCTTCQGSGIQPRYLDRREFKDDDD